Proteins encoded by one window of Pseudomonas sp. PSKL.D1:
- a CDS encoding DUF4136 domain-containing protein: MPYRLLYAALLPLALAACQGTNPYVASSRPIPPAPPQAATTFDASAYPAPARDYGHYRSWSWRNGQLPSGTADADPAQLADAVSGALDQHGLRPARGNAGDLLVSADMRLERRLRQVRDYDYYDPYYGPYPYGGVGFGGYRNGYGAYGSVPIVRTYEVEVMVVRIDLFDARNGQPVWSASAESGSDKNSPREREAALRESVHKALSGYPPS, translated from the coding sequence ATGCCGTACCGATTGTTGTATGCAGCCCTGTTGCCACTTGCCCTGGCTGCCTGCCAGGGAACGAACCCCTACGTGGCCAGCAGCCGCCCTATTCCACCGGCTCCGCCGCAAGCTGCCACCACCTTCGACGCCAGTGCCTACCCGGCACCGGCGCGCGATTATGGGCATTACCGCAGCTGGAGCTGGCGCAACGGCCAGTTGCCGAGCGGCACAGCCGATGCCGACCCGGCGCAGTTGGCCGATGCTGTCAGCGGCGCCCTGGACCAACACGGCCTGCGACCCGCACGGGGTAATGCAGGCGACCTGCTGGTGAGTGCCGACATGCGCCTGGAACGGCGTTTGCGCCAGGTGCGCGATTACGACTATTACGACCCCTATTACGGCCCGTACCCCTATGGCGGCGTCGGCTTCGGCGGCTATCGCAATGGTTACGGCGCCTACGGCAGCGTGCCGATCGTGCGCACCTACGAAGTTGAAGTGATGGTGGTACGCATCGACCTGTTCGATGCCCGCAACGGCCAGCCGGTATGGAGCGCCAGCGCCGAAAGCGGCAGCGACAAGAACTCGCCGCGTGAGCGCGAAGCTGCCCTGCGCGAGTCAGTGCACAAGGCACTCAGCGGCTATCCTCCCAGTTAA
- a CDS encoding MaoC family dehydratase, with the protein MNRPWQDLHSPDSRASLYLRAASKRKISGDALPLGGLRCDIRVCPRNLAAYRRLCHFTDDGRLPATYPHVMAFPLQLQLLTARDFPFPLLGLVHLYNRIEVLRPLGGIDGLQFAVYADNLQAHTKGGTFDLVTEAEDGLGLLWRETSRMLVRGLKLEGQPDEAPASEAVALPEATRWYADSDIGRRYAKVCGDYNPIHLSAASARLFGFPKAIAHGMWNKAMAMAALHTHLPNSGYGFEVTFHKPVRLPSEVVLSASEAGPAGELYLKGHGELLHMTGRWQPL; encoded by the coding sequence ATGAACCGGCCATGGCAAGACCTGCACAGCCCCGACTCCCGCGCCAGCCTGTATTTGCGGGCGGCCAGCAAACGCAAGATCAGCGGCGACGCGCTGCCGCTGGGCGGGCTGCGTTGTGACATTCGCGTATGCCCCCGCAATCTTGCAGCCTATCGTAGGCTCTGCCACTTCACCGACGATGGCCGCCTGCCAGCCACTTACCCGCACGTGATGGCCTTCCCGCTGCAACTGCAACTGCTCACCGCCCGTGACTTCCCCTTCCCGCTGCTTGGGCTGGTGCATCTGTACAACCGCATCGAAGTGCTGCGCCCGTTGGGCGGTATCGACGGGCTCCAGTTTGCGGTATACGCCGACAACCTGCAGGCGCACACCAAAGGTGGCACGTTCGACCTTGTCACCGAAGCCGAAGACGGGCTTGGCCTGTTGTGGCGCGAAACCAGCCGCATGCTGGTACGCGGCCTGAAACTGGAAGGCCAGCCCGATGAAGCGCCAGCCAGCGAAGCCGTAGCTTTGCCCGAAGCCACACGCTGGTACGCCGACAGCGACATCGGCCGGCGTTACGCCAAGGTATGTGGCGACTACAACCCGATCCACCTCAGCGCCGCCAGCGCACGGTTGTTCGGCTTTCCCAAGGCAATCGCCCACGGCATGTGGAACAAGGCCATGGCAATGGCGGCGTTGCACACGCACTTGCCAAACAGCGGTTATGGCTTTGAGGTGACGTTCCACAAGCCGGTGCGATTGCCATCCGAAGTGGTGCTAAGCGCCAGCGAAGCGGGCCCGGCGGGCGAGCTGTATCTGAAGGGGCACGGTGAACTCTTGCACATGACAGGCCGCTGGCAGCCGCTATAG
- a CDS encoding acetyl-CoA C-acetyltransferase encodes MRSTRKVAILGGNRIPFARSNGAYANASNQAMFTAALEGLIERYRLHGLRLGEVAAGAVLKHSRDMNLTRECVLGSRLSPQTPAYDIQQACGTGLEAALLVANKIALGQIDSGIAGGVDTTSDAPIAVNEGLRRILLQANRGRTLGERLKPFLQLRPGHLRPELPRNGEPRTGLSMGEHCERMAQAWQIGRAEQDELALLSHQHLAASYVEGWQDDLITPFLGLSRDNNLRPDLTLAQLQKLKPAFDRSGQGTLTPGNSTPLTDGASAVLLGTDEWAKSQGLEVLAYLVDGETAAVDFVKGQEGLLMAPAYAVPRLLARNGLSLQDFDYYEIHEAFAAQVLCTLKAWEDDAYCRERLGLEGALGAIDRSKLNVKGSSLAAGHPFAATGGRILANLAKILAKAGKGRGLVSICAAGGQGVTAIVERP; translated from the coding sequence ATGCGTTCAACCCGCAAGGTCGCGATTTTGGGTGGCAACCGGATTCCCTTCGCCCGCTCCAATGGCGCCTACGCCAATGCCAGCAACCAGGCGATGTTCACGGCGGCGCTGGAAGGCTTGATCGAACGCTATCGCTTGCATGGCCTGCGCCTGGGCGAGGTGGCGGCGGGGGCGGTGCTCAAGCATTCGCGCGACATGAACCTGACCCGAGAGTGTGTGCTCGGTTCGCGTCTGTCGCCGCAAACGCCGGCCTACGACATCCAGCAGGCCTGCGGCACCGGCCTTGAAGCGGCATTGCTGGTGGCCAACAAAATTGCGCTTGGGCAAATTGACAGCGGCATCGCCGGGGGCGTCGATACCACGTCCGATGCACCGATTGCCGTTAATGAAGGCCTGCGCCGGATTCTGCTGCAAGCCAACCGCGGCAGAACGCTTGGTGAGCGGCTCAAACCCTTCCTGCAACTGCGCCCTGGCCACTTGAGACCGGAACTGCCACGCAATGGCGAGCCTCGCACAGGTCTTTCGATGGGCGAGCACTGTGAGCGCATGGCGCAGGCCTGGCAGATTGGCCGCGCCGAACAGGATGAGTTGGCGTTGCTCAGCCATCAGCACCTGGCGGCTTCTTATGTGGAGGGCTGGCAGGACGACCTGATCACGCCCTTTCTTGGCCTGAGCCGCGACAACAACTTGCGCCCGGACCTGACCCTGGCCCAGTTGCAAAAGCTCAAGCCAGCCTTTGACCGCAGTGGCCAGGGCACGCTGACGCCGGGCAACTCCACGCCACTGACCGATGGTGCCTCGGCGGTGTTGCTGGGTACGGACGAATGGGCCAAGTCACAGGGTTTGGAGGTACTGGCTTATCTGGTCGATGGCGAAACGGCTGCCGTGGACTTTGTCAAAGGGCAGGAAGGCCTGCTGATGGCGCCGGCTTACGCGGTACCACGGCTGTTGGCTCGCAATGGCCTTAGCCTGCAGGACTTTGATTACTACGAAATCCACGAAGCGTTTGCCGCACAGGTGCTGTGCACGCTCAAGGCCTGGGAAGATGACGCGTATTGCCGGGAGCGGTTGGGGCTTGAAGGGGCGCTTGGGGCCATCGACCGCAGCAAGCTCAACGTTAAAGGCAGTTCACTGGCGGCGGGGCACCCATTTGCCGCCACCGGGGGCCGCATCCTGGCCAACCTGGCGAAGATACTCGCCAAAGCAGGCAAAGGCCGCGGGCTCGTTTCGATCTGCGCGGCGGGCGGGCAGGGGGTGACTGCCATCGTCGAACGCCCGTAA
- a CDS encoding multidrug effflux MFS transporter, whose protein sequence is MNLRMVLILGALSAFGPLAIDFYLPAFPAMAQAFATDEKHVQTTLAAYFLGLSLGQLAYGPVADRFGRRKPLLFGVGLFTLASLACAYAPNLDTLIVARFVQALGGCAGMVLSRAIVSDKCDPVASAKVFSQLMLVMGLAPILAPMLGGVLVNLAGWQSIFLVLSLFSAVCLLAVGLGLPESLPAHVPRQPLSGALRQYMRLLGDRVFVGHALTGGIAIAGMFAYIAGSPFVFIKLYGVPAEHYGWLFGTNAAGFILVAQVNARLLAKRGPAFLLVRAVWLYLAAGLALLGVAALHPAQLWPLLVPLFVCIASLGCIIPNASACAMSGQGNRAGSASALMGCLQFSVAAGAAALVGLLHDGSAVPMTLVISLCGALVVSVALLTRRLQATRSA, encoded by the coding sequence ATGAACCTGCGAATGGTGCTGATCCTGGGCGCACTCAGTGCGTTCGGGCCCTTGGCGATCGACTTCTACCTGCCCGCCTTCCCGGCCATGGCGCAGGCGTTCGCCACCGATGAAAAACATGTTCAAACAACCTTGGCCGCCTACTTCCTGGGGCTGTCCCTGGGGCAACTGGCTTACGGGCCGGTGGCCGATCGTTTTGGCCGGCGTAAACCGCTGCTGTTCGGTGTTGGCCTGTTTACGCTGGCGTCGCTGGCCTGTGCCTATGCGCCTAATCTGGACACGCTGATCGTGGCACGCTTCGTTCAGGCATTGGGTGGCTGTGCCGGCATGGTGTTGTCGCGGGCAATCGTCAGTGACAAGTGCGACCCGGTGGCGTCAGCCAAAGTATTTTCCCAACTGATGCTGGTGATGGGCCTTGCACCGATCCTTGCGCCGATGCTCGGTGGAGTGCTGGTTAACCTGGCCGGCTGGCAGTCGATTTTCCTGGTGCTGAGCCTGTTCAGTGCCGTTTGCCTGTTGGCGGTCGGGCTTGGCTTGCCAGAGAGCCTGCCTGCACACGTTCCTCGGCAGCCGCTGTCGGGCGCCTTGCGCCAATACATGCGCTTGTTGGGTGATCGGGTGTTCGTGGGCCATGCGTTGACCGGTGGTATCGCCATCGCGGGGATGTTTGCCTACATCGCTGGCTCACCGTTCGTCTTCATCAAGCTCTACGGCGTACCCGCTGAACACTACGGCTGGTTGTTTGGTACCAACGCTGCGGGCTTCATTCTCGTGGCGCAGGTCAATGCCCGTTTGCTGGCCAAGCGTGGCCCGGCATTCTTGCTGGTTCGTGCTGTGTGGCTGTACCTGGCGGCCGGGCTGGCGTTGCTTGGTGTGGCGGCCTTGCACCCGGCACAGTTGTGGCCATTGTTGGTGCCCTTGTTCGTTTGCATTGCCAGCTTGGGTTGCATCATCCCGAATGCGTCGGCTTGTGCCATGAGTGGCCAAGGCAACCGGGCAGGCAGCGCTTCGGCCCTGATGGGCTGCCTGCAGTTCAGTGTTGCCGCGGGTGCGGCGGCGTTGGTCGGCTTGCTGCACGACGGCAGCGCAGTGCCCATGACACTGGTCATCAGCTTGTGCGGCGCACTGGTGGTCAG
- the cueR gene encoding Cu(I)-responsive transcriptional regulator, which produces MNIGQAARRSGLSTKMIRYYESIGLLRPATRSDSGYRLYQPEDLHSLAFIKRSRDLGFSLEEVGKLLTLWQDRQRASADVKALAMQHIDDLNRRIDELVSLRDTLSELVAHCQGNDRPDCPILKDLANGGECCH; this is translated from the coding sequence ATGAACATCGGCCAGGCCGCCCGCCGCAGTGGGCTCAGCACCAAGATGATCCGTTACTACGAGTCCATCGGCCTGCTCAGGCCGGCCACACGCAGCGACAGTGGCTACCGTTTGTACCAGCCCGAAGACTTGCACAGCCTGGCGTTCATCAAACGCTCGCGGGACTTGGGCTTTTCTCTGGAAGAAGTCGGCAAGCTACTGACCCTGTGGCAAGACCGGCAGCGAGCCAGTGCCGATGTGAAAGCCCTGGCCATGCAGCACATCGACGATCTGAACCGCCGCATCGATGAACTGGTAAGCCTGCGCGACACGCTCAGCGAACTGGTCGCCCACTGCCAAGGCAATGACCGGCCGGACTGCCCGATCCTCAAGGATTTGGCCAACGGCGGCGAATGCTGCCACTGA
- a CDS encoding 3-oxoacyl-ACP reductase — translation MSDRYLDFANSNLGRRLVDALGLPRPVPLERWQAGRLRPVEGALVLGGGPLANAVEAIGARLTDELYSFNGDGLPAPAWIAGLGPKLKAVMFDASHISDSDALKQLREFFQPLLRSLAPCAHVVILGRPPEGIEDPLAAVAQRALEGFSRSVAKELRNGATAQLLYVAEGAEGQLEGALRFFLSPKSAFISGQVLRLEPCAHQVADWTRPLAGRRALVTGAARGIGAAIAETLARDGAEVLLLDVPQVQQELDALASRLGGKALGLDISAGDAATKLLAALPDGIDIVVHNAGITRDKTLANMTPEYWDAVMAINLKAPQVLTQALYDSGALSEGARITLLASVSGIAGNRGQANYAASKAGLIGFAQAWAPKLAARGGSINAVAPGFIETRMTAAMPMGLREAGRRLSSLGQGGRPQDVAEAIAWLSQPGSGAVNGQVLRVCGQALMGA, via the coding sequence ATGAGCGACCGCTACCTCGACTTTGCCAACTCCAACCTTGGTCGCCGCCTCGTCGATGCCCTCGGGCTTCCGCGCCCGGTGCCACTGGAGCGCTGGCAAGCGGGCCGCCTGCGCCCCGTTGAAGGCGCGCTGGTGCTGGGTGGCGGGCCATTGGCGAACGCAGTGGAAGCGATTGGCGCGCGCCTCACCGATGAGCTCTACAGCTTCAATGGTGACGGTTTGCCAGCACCCGCCTGGATTGCCGGCCTGGGGCCCAAGCTCAAGGCCGTGATGTTCGATGCCAGCCATATCTCCGACAGCGACGCACTCAAGCAGTTGCGCGAATTCTTCCAGCCACTGCTGCGCAGCCTGGCGCCCTGCGCCCATGTGGTGATTCTGGGCCGCCCCCCCGAGGGCATCGAAGACCCATTAGCCGCTGTTGCCCAACGCGCGCTCGAGGGTTTCAGCCGTTCAGTGGCCAAGGAGTTGCGCAACGGCGCCACCGCCCAGCTGTTGTATGTCGCGGAGGGTGCCGAGGGCCAGCTGGAAGGTGCACTGCGCTTTTTCCTGTCCCCCAAAAGTGCCTTCATTTCCGGCCAGGTGCTGCGCCTGGAACCTTGCGCACACCAAGTCGCCGACTGGACCCGCCCGTTGGCCGGTCGCCGCGCACTGGTTACCGGGGCCGCACGCGGCATTGGTGCGGCCATTGCCGAGACGCTTGCCCGCGATGGCGCCGAAGTGCTGCTGCTGGACGTGCCGCAAGTGCAGCAGGAGCTTGATGCCCTCGCCTCGCGCCTTGGCGGCAAAGCGTTGGGCCTGGACATAAGCGCCGGCGACGCCGCCACGAAGCTGCTTGCAGCCCTGCCAGACGGCATCGACATCGTGGTGCACAACGCCGGTATCACCCGCGACAAGACCTTGGCCAACATGACGCCGGAGTACTGGGACGCGGTCATGGCAATCAACCTCAAGGCACCGCAAGTGCTCACCCAGGCGCTGTACGACAGTGGTGCATTGAGCGAAGGCGCCCGCATCACCCTGCTGGCCTCGGTCAGCGGCATCGCGGGCAACCGTGGCCAGGCCAACTATGCAGCCAGCAAGGCCGGGCTGATCGGCTTCGCTCAGGCCTGGGCGCCGAAACTCGCAGCACGGGGCGGCAGCATCAATGCCGTGGCACCTGGTTTCATCGAAACCCGCATGACCGCTGCCATGCCCATGGGGCTGCGCGAAGCCGGGCGGCGTCTGAGTTCCCTAGGCCAAGGCGGGCGCCCGCAAGACGTCGCCGAAGCCATCGCCTGGCTCAGCCAGCCAGGGTCCGGAGCCGTCAATGGCCAGGTGCTGCGGGTTTGCGGCCAGGCATTGATGGGGGCATGA
- a CDS encoding methyltransferase: protein MNDRHFDELATRFAEKIYGGAKGAIRLAVLQADLADALPDRPLRVLDIGAGLGHMSLWLAQRGHHLTLAEPAAPMLDGARARFAEAGQSATFIQAPWQDLLGQLTEPYDLVLCHAVLEWLAEPESILPVLHQLTAPGGWLSLAFYNRDALVYRNLLKGHFRKLRSNKLEGEKQSLTPQKPLDPRELKAHLEPMWQVESESGVRVFHDYMPKDFQAKAELLDLLEMELAHRRHPAYAGLGRYLHWMCRPR from the coding sequence ATGAACGACCGTCATTTCGATGAGCTGGCCACCCGCTTTGCCGAGAAAATCTACGGTGGCGCCAAGGGCGCGATCCGCCTGGCCGTGCTTCAGGCGGACCTGGCCGACGCCCTCCCCGACCGCCCCTTGCGCGTGCTGGACATCGGCGCCGGGCTTGGCCACATGAGCTTGTGGCTGGCCCAGCGCGGCCACCACTTGACATTGGCAGAACCGGCAGCCCCCATGCTCGACGGTGCTCGTGCGCGGTTCGCCGAAGCCGGCCAGAGCGCCACGTTCATCCAGGCACCCTGGCAGGACTTGCTGGGCCAGCTCACCGAACCCTACGACCTGGTGCTGTGCCACGCCGTGCTCGAATGGCTGGCCGAGCCCGAAAGCATCCTGCCTGTACTGCACCAACTCACCGCCCCGGGCGGCTGGTTGTCGTTGGCCTTCTACAACCGCGATGCGCTGGTTTACCGCAACTTGTTGAAAGGCCATTTTCGCAAGTTGCGCAGCAACAAGCTGGAAGGTGAAAAGCAAAGCCTGACCCCACAGAAACCACTTGATCCACGCGAACTCAAGGCGCACCTTGAACCCATGTGGCAAGTCGAAAGTGAAAGCGGCGTGCGGGTGTTCCACGACTATATGCCCAAGGACTTCCAGGCCAAGGCCGAACTGCTCGACCTGTTGGAAATGGAGCTTGCCCACCGCCGCCACCCGGCTTACGCCGGGCTTGGCCGCTACCTGCACTGGATGTGCCGCCCCCGCTGA
- a CDS encoding heavy metal translocating P-type ATPase, producing MPASTTFDLPISGMTCASCAGRVERALRKVDGADQVSVNLATEQARVQAPANSLPALVDAVRNAGYGVPTRTLELQITGMTCASCVGRVERALGKVPGVEQVSVNLASERAHLEVLQALDDSILTSAVEKAGYSASLPQAAKDDQQQAQRHLRNERLAVAAALVLALPLVLPMLVQPFGVHWMLPAWAQFLLATPVQFILGARFYKAAYKAVRAGAGNMDLLVALGTSAGYGLSLYQWAKAPAGAAPHLYFEASAVVIALVLLGKYLESRAKRQTASAIRALEALRPERAVRVVEGREQEVAIAQLRLGDLVLVKPGERFPVDGTVEEGSSHADEALISGESLPVPKQPGDGVTGGAINGEGRLLVRTQALGTETVLARIIRLVEDAQAAKAPIQKLVDRVSQVFVPVVLVIALLTLVGWWLAGAPLETALINAVAVLVIACPCALGLATPAAIMAGTGVAARHGILIKDAEALERAHEVNRVVFDKTGTLTSGSPRVVHSQAVAIDSAQLHRLAGALQRGSEHPLAKAVLDACTEQHLDVPAVTNSQSLTGRGIAGLVEGRDLALGNRRLLDESGLQPGELASQAEAWEAEGRTLSWLIERGAAPRVLGLIAFGDSLKPGAEAAIAALHGQHITSHLLTGDNRGSAKLVADILGIDDVHAEVLPADKAATVIALKKDGVVAMVGDGINDAPALAAADIGIAMGGGTDVAMQAAGITLMRGDPQLVPAALQISRKTYAKIRQNLFWAFIYNLVGIPLAALGYLNPVLAGAAMALSSVSVVSNALWLKTWKPTHTSPEAP from the coding sequence ATGCCCGCATCCACCACATTCGACCTGCCGATTTCCGGCATGACCTGCGCCAGCTGTGCTGGCCGTGTCGAGCGCGCCCTGCGCAAGGTCGACGGCGCTGACCAGGTCAGCGTCAACCTTGCCACCGAACAGGCCCGGGTTCAGGCCCCGGCCAACAGCCTGCCCGCACTGGTAGACGCCGTGCGCAACGCCGGTTACGGCGTGCCGACACGTACCCTTGAACTGCAGATCACCGGCATGACTTGCGCCAGTTGCGTGGGCCGTGTGGAACGCGCGCTAGGGAAGGTGCCTGGCGTCGAGCAGGTGAGCGTCAACCTCGCCAGCGAGCGCGCTCACCTTGAAGTGCTGCAGGCGCTGGATGACAGCATACTGACAAGCGCTGTCGAAAAAGCCGGCTACAGTGCCAGCCTGCCGCAAGCTGCAAAAGATGACCAACAACAAGCCCAGCGTCACTTGCGCAACGAGCGCCTGGCGGTAGCCGCCGCACTGGTGCTGGCGTTACCGCTGGTACTGCCGATGCTCGTGCAACCGTTCGGCGTGCACTGGATGCTGCCGGCGTGGGCGCAGTTCCTGCTGGCCACCCCGGTGCAGTTCATCCTTGGCGCGCGGTTTTACAAGGCTGCCTATAAAGCCGTGCGCGCGGGTGCAGGTAATATGGACCTGCTGGTCGCTCTGGGCACCAGCGCCGGTTATGGCCTGAGTCTTTATCAATGGGCGAAGGCGCCGGCGGGCGCGGCACCGCACCTGTATTTCGAAGCCTCTGCAGTGGTCATTGCACTGGTGCTGCTGGGCAAGTACCTCGAAAGCCGGGCCAAGCGCCAGACCGCCAGTGCCATCCGTGCCCTCGAAGCACTGCGCCCCGAGCGTGCCGTGCGCGTTGTCGAAGGCAGGGAACAAGAAGTAGCAATTGCTCAGTTACGCCTCGGCGACCTGGTGTTGGTCAAACCGGGGGAACGCTTCCCGGTCGACGGCACAGTGGAAGAAGGCAGCAGCCACGCCGACGAAGCGCTGATCAGTGGTGAGAGCCTGCCTGTGCCCAAACAGCCGGGGGACGGTGTTACGGGTGGTGCCATCAATGGTGAAGGCCGGCTACTGGTACGCACCCAGGCACTAGGCACGGAAACCGTACTGGCCAGGATCATTCGCCTGGTTGAGGACGCACAGGCTGCCAAAGCTCCGATCCAGAAATTGGTGGACCGGGTCAGCCAAGTGTTCGTCCCGGTCGTCCTGGTAATCGCCTTGCTGACCTTGGTGGGCTGGTGGCTGGCCGGTGCCCCACTTGAAACCGCCTTGATAAATGCCGTGGCGGTGCTGGTGATCGCTTGCCCTTGCGCCCTTGGCCTGGCCACACCCGCTGCAATCATGGCTGGCACTGGCGTGGCTGCCCGCCACGGCATACTGATCAAGGACGCCGAAGCGCTGGAACGTGCCCATGAAGTGAACCGCGTCGTGTTCGACAAGACCGGCACCCTCACCTCCGGCAGCCCCCGCGTTGTCCACAGCCAGGCAGTAGCCATCGACAGCGCACAACTGCACCGGTTGGCAGGTGCCCTGCAGCGGGGCAGTGAACACCCCCTGGCAAAAGCCGTTCTCGACGCCTGCACCGAACAGCACCTGGACGTGCCTGCCGTCACCAACAGCCAGTCACTGACCGGGCGCGGCATTGCCGGCCTGGTGGAGGGCCGCGATCTGGCGCTAGGCAACCGCCGCCTGCTGGACGAAAGTGGCCTGCAGCCCGGCGAGCTGGCCAGCCAGGCTGAGGCCTGGGAAGCCGAAGGCCGCACGCTTTCGTGGCTGATCGAACGTGGCGCAGCACCACGAGTACTCGGCCTGATCGCCTTCGGCGACAGCCTCAAGCCCGGCGCCGAAGCCGCCATTGCCGCCCTGCACGGCCAACACATCACCAGCCACCTGCTGACCGGCGACAACCGAGGCAGCGCCAAATTGGTGGCCGACATCCTCGGCATTGACGATGTGCACGCCGAAGTACTGCCCGCCGACAAAGCGGCCACGGTTATTGCCCTGAAAAAAGACGGCGTGGTGGCGATGGTCGGTGATGGCATCAATGACGCCCCGGCCCTGGCCGCAGCCGACATCGGCATCGCCATGGGCGGCGGCACCGATGTGGCCATGCAGGCCGCCGGCATTACCCTGATGAGAGGCGACCCCCAATTGGTCCCGGCAGCGCTGCAGATCAGCCGCAAGACCTATGCGAAAATCCGCCAGAACCTGTTCTGGGCCTTCATCTACAACCTGGTCGGTATCCCGCTGGCCGCATTGGGCTACCTCAACCCGGTACTGGCCGGCGCCGCCATGGCCCTGTCCAGCGTCAGTGTGGTGAGCAATGCTTTGTGGCTGAAAACCTGGAAACCCACCCACACCTCGCCGGAGGCCCCATGA
- a CDS encoding MazG-like family protein has product MNLQELTERLHRIRDNNDWRGFHSPKNLAMAASVEMAELVEIFQWLSEDQSRQLTADKLAHAGQEVGDVVLYLLLLCSELGLDMEQVVRAKLADSERRFAR; this is encoded by the coding sequence ATGAACCTGCAAGAACTCACCGAACGCCTGCACCGCATCCGCGACAACAACGACTGGCGCGGCTTTCACAGCCCGAAGAACCTGGCCATGGCTGCCAGTGTGGAAATGGCCGAGCTGGTGGAAATTTTCCAGTGGCTGAGCGAAGACCAGTCGCGCCAGCTAACCGCAGACAAACTCGCACACGCCGGGCAGGAAGTGGGCGATGTGGTCCTCTACCTGTTGCTGCTGTGCAGCGAGCTGGGCCTGGACATGGAGCAAGTGGTGCGGGCCAAGCTGGCCGACAGCGAGAGGCGTTTTGCGCGATGA
- a CDS encoding heavy-metal-associated domain-containing protein, which yields MQVFKVQGMTCGHCVKAVTRAVQEQDAKAQVEVDLAGKQVRVQSELAADTLLAAIREEGYEADLA from the coding sequence ATGCAAGTGTTCAAGGTACAAGGCATGACCTGCGGCCATTGCGTAAAAGCAGTGACTCGCGCCGTGCAGGAACAGGACGCAAAGGCTCAAGTCGAGGTGGATCTGGCTGGCAAGCAGGTGCGTGTGCAAAGTGAACTGGCGGCTGACACGCTGCTGGCCGCAATCCGTGAGGAAGGTTACGAGGCCGACCTCGCCTGA
- a CDS encoding AraC family transcriptional regulator, with protein MPTIGHPRTIPALEQLPRPLYARAESLGAGSWTTRHQHDWVQFSYAISGVLGVYTRDGSYFAPPQWGVWIPADAEHEVVTSGQAEMRSLYVRRDACPWAAEQCRVLEVTPLARELIKQFCLFPADYPEGDSAEARLVAVLLDQLRTLPEVGFSLPLPRHPGLLALCNGLIAEPDRVQTLQQWALQLGCSEKTLMRLFQRETGLSFRNWRQRMRLLSSLALLEAGESVTEAALGCGYDSTSAYIAAFKQLFGATPGELKL; from the coding sequence ATGCCGACAATCGGACACCCTCGCACCATTCCCGCGCTGGAACAGCTGCCCAGGCCGCTTTATGCCCGCGCCGAAAGCCTCGGCGCCGGCTCCTGGACTACCCGTCACCAGCACGATTGGGTGCAGTTTTCCTACGCCATCAGCGGCGTTCTTGGGGTGTACACCCGTGACGGCAGCTATTTTGCCCCGCCGCAGTGGGGCGTGTGGATTCCTGCCGATGCCGAGCATGAAGTAGTGACCTCCGGCCAGGCCGAGATGCGCAGCCTCTACGTGCGCCGCGATGCTTGCCCGTGGGCTGCCGAGCAGTGCCGTGTGCTGGAGGTGACGCCGCTGGCGCGGGAACTGATCAAGCAATTTTGCCTGTTCCCGGCGGATTACCCTGAGGGTGACAGCGCAGAGGCGCGCTTGGTGGCGGTGTTGCTGGACCAGTTGCGTACGCTGCCCGAGGTCGGATTTTCCTTGCCGTTGCCACGGCATCCTGGGTTGCTGGCCTTGTGCAACGGCCTGATTGCCGAGCCTGACCGGGTACAGACGCTGCAACAATGGGCGCTGCAGTTGGGGTGCTCGGAGAAAACCCTGATGCGGTTATTTCAGCGGGAAACCGGGCTGAGCTTTCGCAACTGGCGCCAGCGGATGCGGCTGTTGTCGTCGCTGGCGTTGCTGGAGGCGGGGGAGAGTGTGACCGAGGCGGCGTTGGGGTGTGGGTATGATTCCACCTCGGCTTACATTGCAGCGTTCAAGCAGTTGTTCGGGGCTACGCCGGGGGAATTGAAGCTGTAG